GGCGCCGAGCTCACGGAGCAGCTCGACCGACTCGTTGAAGCGCTGCATCACGCCGGCCTGGTAGCCCTCGCCCGCGAACTCCTTGACCACGCCGATCCGCATGCCGCGGACCTCGCCGCGCTTGGCGGCCTCGACCACGGCCGGCACCGGCGCGTCGATCGAGGTGGAGTCCAGCGGGTCGTAGCCGGCGATCGCCTCGTGCAGCAGCGCGGTGTCCAGCACCGTACGGGCGCACGGGCCGCCCTGGTCCAGCGAGGAGGAGAACGCGACCAGGCCGTAGCGGGAGACCGAACCGTAGGTCGGCTTTACGCCCACGGTGCCGGTGACGGCGCCGGGCTGACGGATCGAGCCGCCGGTGTCGGTGCCGATTGCCAGCGGGGCCTGGTACGCGGCCAGCGCCGCCGCCGAGCCGCCGCCGGAGCCGCCGGGGATCCGGGAGAGGTCCCAGGGGTTGCCGGTCGGGCCGTAGGCCGAGTTCTCGGTGGAGGAGCCCATCGCGAACTCGTCCATGTTGGTCTTGCCGAGGATGACCACGCCCGCGTCCTTCAGACGGGTCGTCAGGGTGGCGTCGTACGGCGGGATCCAGCCTTCGAGGATCTTCGAGCCGCAGGTGGTCGGCACGCCCTTGGTGGTGAAGACGTCCTTGAGCGCGAGCGGGACGCCGGCCAGCGGGCCGAGCACCTCGCCCTTGGCGCGCTTCTCGTCCACCGCGCGGGCGGCGCTCAGCGCGCCCTCGGTGTCCACGTGCAGGAAGGCGTTGACCTTCTTGTCGACGGCGTCGATCCGGTCCAGGTGGGCCTGGGCGACCTCGACGGCGGAGACCTCGCCGGAGGCGATGGCGGCGGCCGTCTCGGCGGCCGTGCGCTTGATCAGTTCGGTCATGGTGATCAGTCCTCCCCGAGGATCTGCGGCACGCGGAAACGCTGCTCCTCGACGGCGGGGGCGCCGGCCAGCGCCTGCTCGGGGGTGAGCGACGGTCGCACCACGTCGGCGCGCATGACGTTGGTCAGCGGCAGCGGGTGGGAGGTCGGCGGGACGTCCTGTCCGGCGACCTCGGAAACGCGGGCGACCGCGCCGATGATCACGTCGAGCTGCTCGGCGAAGTGGTCCAGCTCTTCGGCCTGCAGCTCCAGACGCGACAGCCGGGCGAGGTGGGCGACCTCCTCGCGCGTGATGCCAGGCATGCAGCGATCCTCAAGGTGAGTTCTGGTCGGGCGGGCTGATGGCGACGTGCCCGTCCTCTGTCTGTCGAGCCCATCCTAGGGGGAGCACGGCCGACGCCCGTCCCGACATATGTCAGGACGGGCGTCGGAGCGGTGTCGCGGCGGGCTACTGAGGGGTGGTCGGGGCCGGCACCGGCGGCAGGGCCGGCGGCGGGGCGAGCAGCTCGACCGCCGGTGCGCCGGTGCGGTGCACCATCAGCCAGGCGGTGGCCTGGTCGGCCGGGAGGGCGGCGGAGACCAGCCAGCCCTGCACCGCGTCCACGCCCATGCTGTGCAGCCGCTCCCAGGTCTCGTCGTCCTCGACGCCCTCGGCCACCACGGTCAGGCCGAGCGAGTGGGCCAGCTCGACCGAGCAGCGGACCACCGCCGCGTCGTGGTCGTCGGCCACCATCCGGGAGACGAAGGACCGGTCGATCTTCAGCTCGCCGACCGGCAGCGAGCGCAGCCGCACCAGCGAGGAGTGGCCGGTGCCGAAGTCGTCCAGCGACATGCCGACCCCGTACCGGCGCAGCTCGGCCAGGGTGTCGGCGGCCAGCCGGGAGTCGTCCAGCAGCAGCCGCTCGGTGATCTCCAGCTGGAGTGCGGCGGCGGGCACCTGATGCCGGGTGAGGTGACCGGCCACCCGGTCGGCGAAGCCGGGGTTGAGCACGTCCCGGGGCGAGACGTTGACCGCGACCTGGACCTCCAGGCCCTGCGAGCGCCAGATCGCCAGCTGGCCGACCGCCGACTCCAGCACGTAGTCGGTCAGCCGGGGCATCAGACCGCTGGACTCGGCCAGGCCGATGAACTCGTCCGGCGGCACCCGGCCCTGACCGGGCCGCTCCCAGCGGAGCAGTGCCTCCAGGCCGACCACCCGGCCGTCGAAGGCGACCTTCGGCTGGTAGTGCAGCTGGACCTCGTTGGTCTCCAGGGCCCGCCGCAGGTCACCCAGCAGGCCGATCCGGTACGGCGTGTCGAGGTCCCGGGTCTCGTCGTACTGCTCGACCCCGGTCCGCCGGCGCTGGGCGTGCGCCATCGCCACGTCGGCCCGGCGGAGCAGCGCCTCGGCGTCCTGGGCGTGCGCCGGGTAGACGCACACCCCGGCGCTGGCCTCCAGCACCAGCAGCAGCCCGTCCAGCCGGATCGGCGCGGCGAGTTCGGCGATCAGCGCCTTGGCGACCCGCTCCAGGGTGTCAGGGCGGCCGACCCCGGGCAGCAGGACGGCGAACTCGTCGCCGCCCATCCGGGCCACCACCGGGCGCAGGCTCTGCTGGACCGGCGGCGGCAGGCTGGAGAACACGTCGTCCGGGTCGTCCCGGCCGGGGTTGTGGGTGCCCGAGCGGAGCGCCCGGTGCAGGCGGCGGGCGATGTGCACCAGCAGCCGGTCCCCCGCGGTGTGGCCGAGCGCGTCGTTGAGCGACCTGAACCGGTCCAGGTCGAGCAGGATCAGGCCGACGTTCCAGTCCTGGTCGCCGCCGTGCTCGGCGATCGCCTCCTGGGCGGCCAGCAGCAGGGCATGACGGTTCGGCAGATCGGTCAGCGGGTCGGTGAGCTGGTCCCGCGCCCGGTCCCGGGCGATCCGCCAGGCGGCCACCAGCACCGCCAGCGGCACCGCGAACAGCGGTAACAGCTCGGGCTCGTGCCGGTACACCAGGACGGCGAGCGGGATGAGCGGCGCCGCGCCGGCCAACAGCACGCCGAGCAGCAGGACCGCACCTGCCACCCCCTGCGGCGGGCGTGTGGGCGCGCCGCCGGTCGTACGATCCATAAGCCTGTCCTCCGTCGGGCCCGCCCCGTCAGGCCGCCTTTCGGTGCGACACCCGGAGTGCCGGCAGGCGTCAGCGAACCGGGGCGTCCCCGCTGGTACCGGCTGCAACCCCGGTGCCGACCGCCCCTGCTGACACAGTGTCGCCCTAAGGGTAAGCCGGTGTCCGACCGGTAAGGCGGACTTTCGGACAACCCTGGACACGCCGAAGCCGGAACATCCTTTCGGGATGCCGCACACTGACAGAATGCCCGGTTTCTTTCGGACAGACCCCGCTGACGAGGCATCAGGAAGGTAACGGAGCATCAGCTCTCGGCCGGGGCCTCCTCGACCGGCTCGGCGGGCTCGATCCCCAGGTGGGCCCGGGCCGCCTCGGGCCCCTCCGCCAGCAGGACGGCGAACCCGGCGTCGTCCAGCACCGCGAGCCCGAGTTGGACCGCCTTGTCGTACTTCGACCCGGGGTTGTCACCGGCCACCACGAAGTCGGTCTTCTTCGACACCGAGCCGGTGACCTTGGCCCCGCGCGAGGTCAGCGCCTCCTTGGCGCCGTCCCTGGTGTGCCCGGCCAGCGTGCCGGTGACCACCACGGTCAGGCCCTCCAGCGGGCGGGGGCCCTCGTCCCCGGTGCTCTCCTCGACGAAGCGGACCCCGGCGGCGCGCCACTTCACCAGGATCTCCCGGTGCCACTCCTCCTCGTGCCACTCCTTGATCGCCCGGGCGATGATCGGGCCGACCCCCTCGGCGGCGGCCAGCTCCTCCTCGGTCGCGGCGAAGATCAAGTCCAGGTCGCGGAACTCCCTGGCCAGCGCCTGGGCGGCGACCGGGCCGACATGACGGATCGACAGACCGTTCAGGAAGCGCCAGAGCGGCCGGTCCTTGGCCTTCTCCAGGTTCTCCAGCAGCACGGTGGCGGACTTCTTCGGCTCGCCCTTGAGATTGGCGAAGAAGGGAACCACCTTCTCCTTGCCGCTCTTGTCGTCCAGCTTGGGCATCCCGGTCTTCGGCTCCAGCACCCGGACCCTGATCGGCAGCAGCTGCTCCATGGTCAGGCCGAAGATGTCCCCCTCGTTGGTGACCGGGGGCTGCTTGGGCTCCAGCGGCTGGGTCAGCGCGGTGGCGGCGACGTACCCGAGCCCCTCGATGTCCAGCGACTCGCGGCCGCCGAGGTAGGCGATCCGCTCCCGGATCTGGGCCGGGCAGCCCTGGGCGTTCGGACAGCGCAGGTCGATGTCGCCCTCGCTCATCGGGCGCAGCCCGGAGCCGCACTCGGGGCAGTGCGTCGGCATCTCGAACGGCTGCTCGGAGCCGTCCCGCAGCTCCTCGACCGGGCCGAGGATCTCCGGGATCACGTCCCCGGCCTTGCGCAGCACGATGGTGTCGCCGATCAGCACGCCCTTGGCCTTGACCACGTCCTGGTTGTGCAGCGTGGCGTACTGCACCATCGAGCCCGCGACCTTGACCGGCTCGGCCAGCACCGCGTACGGGGTGGCCCGGCCGGTGCGGCCGATGCCGACCTCGATCTTGGCGAGCCTCCCGTTGACCTCCTCCGGCGGGTACTTCCAGGCGATCGCCCAGCGCGGCGACTTGGAGGTGGCGCCGAGCCTGCCCTGCAGCGGGATCTCGTCCACCTTGACGACCACGCCGTCGATCTCGTGCTCGACCGAGTGCCGCTGCTCGCCGAACTGCGCGATGAAGGCGCGCACCTCGTCCAGCGTGCCCACCACCCGGTTGTGCCGGGCGGTCGGCAGGCCCCAGTCGTGCAGCAGCTGGTAGGCGTGCGACTGGCAGTCGATGTCGAAGCCCTCGCGGGCGCCGATGCCGTGCACCACCATGTGCAGCGGACGGGAGGCGGTGACCAGCGGGTCCTTCTGGCGGAGCGAACCGGCCGCCGCGTTCCGGGGGTTGGCGAACAGCCTGAGCAGGGCGCCGGGGCGCTTGCCCTCCTGCTCGCGCTGCTCGTTGACCGCCTGACGGCGCTCGTTCTCCGCCGCCAGCGAGGCGTTCAGCTCGGCGAACGCCTCGGTCGGCAGGTAGACCTCGCCGCGGATCTCCACCAGGGCGGGGATCTGCTCGCCCTTGAGCTGGTGCGGGATCTCCTTGATGGTGCGGACGTTGGCGGTGATGTCCTCGCCGACCCGGCCGGTGCCCCGGGTGGCGGCCTGCACCAGTCGGCCGTGCTCGTAGGTGAGGTTGACGGCCAGGCCGTCCACCTTGAGCTCGCACAGGTAGTGGTACTCGAGCCCGTCCAGCTCGCGGGCCACCCGGTCGGCCCAGGCGGCCAGCTCCTCGTCGTCCATCGCGTTGTCCAGGCTGAGCAGCCGCTCGCGGTGCTCCACCTCGGCGAACTGCTCGGTGACCGCGCCGCCGACCTTCTGGGTCGGGGAGTCGGGCGTGACCAGCACCGGGTGCCCGGCCTCGATCGCCTCCAACTCCCGCATCAGCCGGTCGAACTCGGCGTCGGTGACGGTCGGGGCGTCCTGCTCGTAGTACCGGACGCGGTGCTCCTCGACCTCGGCCGCCAGCTCCGCGTGGCGCCTGCGCACCTCCGCCGGAACGTCCTCCCAGCCCTCGACCGCCACCGCGTCCTCCCAGCTTCTACTCCGGGTTGTCCACCAGGCTCTGGGCCGCCCTCGCGCTGAGTGACAGCGCCGTCCGCGCGTACGCGGGCGAAGCCCCCGCCAACCCGCAGGTCGGTGTCACCAGCACCCGGCGGCCCAGCAGCTCCGGGGACAGCCCCAACCTGCGCCACAACGTCCTGACACCCTGGACACTACCGGCCGGGTCCGTCATTCCCCGGTCGCTGGAGGGCACCACACCGGCGAGGAACACCGTGCCGGCCTCGACCGCCTCGCCGATCTCGTCGTCCTCACGCTCCGTCAGCAGACCGAAGTCCAGCGAGATCCCGGCCACCCCGGCCCGGCGCAGCAGCGGGATCGGCACCTCGGGCGCGCAGCTGTGCACCACGACGGGCGCGTCCAGCGCCGAGATCACGCTCCGCAGCACCTCCTCGGCGACCTGCCGGTCCACCGAGCGCAGCCGCTGGAAGCCGCTCGCGGTCTTCACGTCACCGGCCAGCACGGCGGGCAGCGAGGGCTCGTCCAGCTGGAGCACCACCTGTGCGCCGGGGATCCGCCGCCGGACGTCCTCGAGGTGCCGGCGCAGCCCCTCGGTGAGCGACTCGGCGATCCCCCGGCAGGCGCCCGGGTCGCGCAACGCCTTCTCGCCGCTGCGCAGTTCGATCGAGGCGGCCAGCGTCCACGGCCCGACCGCCTGCACCTTCAGCGCGCCCTGGTACCCCTGGGTGAACTCCTCCAGCGCGTCCAGGTCCTCGCCCAGCCAGGAGTGCGCCCGCTTGGTGTCCCGCCCGGGCCGGTCGGCGAACCGCCAGCCGCTCGGCTCGGTCTGCGCGAACAGCTCGACCAGCAGGCCCGCCCCGCGCCCGATCATGTCCGCCCCGGGCCCGCGCGCGGGCAGCTCCGGCAGATGCGGCAGGAACTCCAGCGCGCCGACGGCGGTCTTCGCCGCCTCCCGCGCGTCCGTGCCCGGCAAGGAACCGATCCCGGTCGCGGCGCCGACCAGCTCGGGGAAACCCAGTTGAGTGCTCACCCGGCCGAGCCTAGGGCACCTGCCGCTCAGCTCATGCCGAGGTGCTTGCGGGCGAAGCCGATGGTCGCCGCCAGGTGCCTGACCCGCTCGGCCGCGACCAGCGAACCGTGGCCCGCGTCGTAGCGGTACACCTCGTGCTCCTTGCCCAGCTCGGCCAGCCGGTGCACGTAGTTGTCGATCTGCCGGATCGGGCAGCGCGGGTCGTTCTCCCCCGCGATCACCAGCACCGGCACCGACACCGACTCGACGTAGCTGAGCGGCGAGGAGGCCAGGTAGCGCTCGGGCACCTCCTCGGGCGAACCGCCGAACAGGGACCGGTCGTACGCCTTGAGCGCCTCCATCTCGTCCTGATAGGCGGTCAGGTAGTCGGCGACCGGCGCGTTGCTGATGCCCACGGTCCAGTCGCCCGGGTGCAGCCCGAGCCCGAGCAGGGTCAGGTAGCCGCCCCAGGACCGCCCGGCCAGCACCAGCTGCTCCGGGTCGGCCAGGCCGGTGGCGACCGCCCAGTCCCGGACGGCCTTGACGTCCTCGAACTCGGTGAGTCCCGGCCGGCCCTCGATGGCGTCCCGCCAGGCCGACCCGTAGCCGGTCGAGCCTCGGTAGTTGACCTGGACCACGGCGAACCCGTGGTCCACCCAGGCCGCCACCAGCGGGTCGAAGGCGTCGGCGTCGTACCCGGTCGGGCCGCCGTGCACCTCGAAGACGCAGGGGTACGGCGCCGCGCCGCCCCGTGGCTTGGAGATCAGGGCGTGCACCGGACCGCCGGGGCCCTCGATCCAGGCGTCCTCGACCGGCACCGACGGCGGCGCGGCCGGACCGGGCGGGGCGAGCACCACGTGCCCGGCGGTCGACCGGATCACGTGCGGCTCGGCGGCGGAGGACCAGGCGAACTCGATGCTGCCGTCCGGGCGGACGGCCGCGGCCCGGACCGTGGCGGAGCCGATCGTCCCGCGCGGGGTCGGGATCCGGGTCAGCTGACCGCTCGTCAGGTCGTACCGGTAGAGCTCGTCCCTGGCGTGGTGGGAGTGCGAGATCAGCAGCGCGTCGCCGGTTGGGTACCAGTCGGCGCCGGTCTCACCGGGCAGGTCGAGGACCAGCTCGCGCTGGGCCCCGCTGACGGTGTCCCAGACCAGCAGTTCGGGCCGGCCGCGGCGCTCGTGCTCGACCAGCAGCCGCGGGTCGCCCGGGACGGGGGCGAAGCCGAAACCCTTGAGCCCGAGCCCGGCGCCGTCCCAGAGCTCGGCGACCGTCGAGCCGTCGACGGCGAGCACCCGCAGCGCGGGGTGCCGGCTGTCGCCGTGCTCGCTGTGCCCGATCGCGACCAGCGAGTCGTCGGCGGAGAGCGCCACCACCTGGGCGTCCTCCCGGTGTTGGTACAGCGTGACCGGGTCGGCGCCGTCGCGGCAGAGCTGGACCTCGCTGCCGGCCCTGCCGGTGCGGCCGATCACCGCGAGGCCGTCCGCGCCGAGCGCAAGCCCCGCCGGGTAGGCCGGCTCCAGGCCCGGCACCGCCGGCTCGTCGGTCTCCCCGTCGAACGGGCGGCGCATCCAGACGCCGAACTCGTCGCCGTCCGTGTCGGCGAACCACCACAGCCACCGGCCGCTCGGGTCGATGGTGCCGGTGAGGGTCCCGTTCGGGCGCCGGGTGACCTGCCGGTGGGTGTCGGTCGACCGGTCCCAGGCGTGGATCTCCCAGGTACCGGTGGCGTTGGACCGGTAGACGCAGCGTTCCGGCCGGTCCCTGGCCCAGACCGGCAGGCCGACCCGGGCCGCCCGGAGCCGGGACTGCCAGCGCTCGGTCTCGGACATCAGTGCACTCCTTCAGCGGTCTGGCTCTCGGCGGTCTCGGCGGTGGCACGCGACTTCGCCCGGTCCGCGAGCAGCAGGACGGCCAGCAGGCCGAGGCCCGCCGTCACCGGGATCACCACGGTGGGCGAGACGAACTCGGCGGCGGCACCGGCCGCCGCGAAGCCGAGGCCCTGCCAGAACATCAGGCCGGCGGTCTGGATGCTCAGTGCCCTGGCCCGCAGGTGCTCGGGGGCCACCTCCAGCAGCACCCGGTCCTGGCCCAGGTGGAAGCTGGAGCCGAGCCCGGAGACCACCAGCAGCACGGCGGTCAGCGCCACCCCGGGGCTGAACAGGAAGAACACCAGCGGCAGGAAGACCAGCGCGGCGGCGGGCGCGATCACCCGGACCTGGGTGGCCGCCGAGAGCCGCCAGTTGCTCAGCAACTCGCCCAGCACGGTGCCGATCGGGTTCGCGGTCAGCAGGAGCCCGGCTCCGACGCTGCCCGCGCCGAGTATGCCCGCGTACGGCACCGCGAGCGCCTCGGGGGCGACCCCGAGCATCGGCACCGCCCAGCCCAGCAGCAGCACCCGGCGCAGCGGCCGGACCTTCATGACCGCGCCGAGCCCGCCCAGCGAGTCCTTCAGCAGGGCCGGCCGGGGCGCGTCCTTGACGGACTCGACGGTCCGCTCCCGGGTGCCGAACTGCAGCAGCACCGCCGAGACCAGGAAGCTGACCGCGTTGCCCAGCAGGATCGCGCTCGGCGAAGCCACCGTCAGCAGCACGCCGCTGAGCGCGAATCCGCCCATCTGGGCGCCCTGGCTGACCAGCCGCATCAGGCTGCGCCCGGGCACGTAGACCGGCCCCGGCAGCACGTCGGGCAGGGTCGCCGCCCGGGCACCGGAGAACACCGGCTCGACCAGGCCGAGCACAAAGGCCAGCACCAGTACGGCTGCTGACGGTGTGCCAGGAAGCGCCATCGCTCCGGCCAGCAGCGCGGACAGCACGTTGCAGACCACCAGCAGGCGGCGCGGCGGGAACCGGTCCACCAGGGCCGAGAGCAGCGTCCCGGCCAGCAGGAACGGCGCGAGGATCAGGGTGAAGACGAGGGAGGCCAGCAGTGGCGAGCCGGTCTTCTGGTAGACGAGCACGGTGAGCGCGAAGTTCGCGACCACCGTGCCCGACATCGAGATGACGTGCGCCAGGAACACCGCGCGGAACTCACCGACGGCGAGGGCGTCGCGGTAACGGCCGGACGTGGTCAGAATGTGATCTCCAGCGGAAGGATTTCCAGCGTGCGCACGGTGGCGAGCTTCTTGTAGGTGGCCGGCTCCGCGAGCCGCAGCACCGCTCCGCGTTCGAGCAGTACGGTCAGCACCTCGCGCAGCAGCATATGGGCGAGGATCGAGCCTGAACAGGCATGTGCGCCGTATCCGAACGTCAGGTGGTGGTTGGGCCACCGTCCGAGGTCGATCCGGTCCGGCTCGGTGAAGTGCGCGGGGTCCCGGTTGGCGGCCGCGAACATCATCAACACGCCCTGGCCGCGCAGGACCTGAACACCCGCCAGCTCGGTGTCGCGCACCGCCAGCCGGGTGGTGCCCTGGATCGGCGCCTCGAAGCGGAAGAACTCGTGCGGGGCCCGGTCCAGCGTGACCGGGTCGCCCAGCTGCTCCTTGAGGATCCGCGGGTCGCGGGCCAGCGCGTGCAGGGCGTTGCCGAGCGAAGCGGGTACGGCGGTGAAGCCGTTCACCACCAGGGTGCGCAGCGAGTTCATGGTGGCCGCCCGCGGGATGCCGGCCTCGGTCGCCCGGTCCACCAACTCACGTAGCGGGGCGCCCGGTTCGAGCTCCTCCACCCAGGTCTCGATCAGGTCGGCGAGCTTGCCCTGGGCCTCGACCCCGGGCTTGCGGGCCGACGGCACCAGGCCGCCGTCCATCGCCTGGGTGATCGCGGCGGCGATCGGCCGGATCACGTCCAGCTCGAACTCGGGCAGGCCGAGCGCCTGCGGGATGAACCAGCGCGCCAGCGGCTCGGTGAACTCGGTGACCAGGTTGACCGGTCCGGCCGGCAGCGCGTCCAGCCGGGCCGCGATCTCGGCCCGGGCCCGCTTCGCCAGGCCGTCGCTGGCCATCTCCATCAGCGAGTGGGCCAGCACCCCGTAGATCCCGGTGTGCTCGGGCGGGTCGAAGGTGTGCACGCTCAGCGAGACGTCGGGCACGGTCTCCCCGGCCCGCCGCCAGTCGGCGGCGAAGTTCTCGTGGTCGAGCAGCACACGCTTGCAGTGCTCGTACGAGGTGAGCACCCAGCTGTCCAGCCGGTCGCTCCAGACCGGACCGCCCAGGGCCCGCAGGGCCTCGTACGTCGGGTACGGGTCCTTCAGCGTCTCCGGGTCCAGCGGGTCGTAACGGTCGATCAGGTCGCTCTGCTCGGTCAGGCCGGTCAGGTCGGTCATTCTCGGGTCAGCTCCCAGCGGTTCGAAAGGTGACGGGCAGTCGGTCCGGGTAGCGCAG
This genomic interval from Kitasatospora gansuensis contains the following:
- a CDS encoding cytochrome P450, with the translated sequence MTDLTGLTEQSDLIDRYDPLDPETLKDPYPTYEALRALGGPVWSDRLDSWVLTSYEHCKRVLLDHENFAADWRRAGETVPDVSLSVHTFDPPEHTGIYGVLAHSLMEMASDGLAKRARAEIAARLDALPAGPVNLVTEFTEPLARWFIPQALGLPEFELDVIRPIAAAITQAMDGGLVPSARKPGVEAQGKLADLIETWVEELEPGAPLRELVDRATEAGIPRAATMNSLRTLVVNGFTAVPASLGNALHALARDPRILKEQLGDPVTLDRAPHEFFRFEAPIQGTTRLAVRDTELAGVQVLRGQGVLMMFAAANRDPAHFTEPDRIDLGRWPNHHLTFGYGAHACSGSILAHMLLREVLTVLLERGAVLRLAEPATYKKLATVRTLEILPLEITF
- a CDS encoding S9 family peptidase, encoding MSETERWQSRLRAARVGLPVWARDRPERCVYRSNATGTWEIHAWDRSTDTHRQVTRRPNGTLTGTIDPSGRWLWWFADTDGDEFGVWMRRPFDGETDEPAVPGLEPAYPAGLALGADGLAVIGRTGRAGSEVQLCRDGADPVTLYQHREDAQVVALSADDSLVAIGHSEHGDSRHPALRVLAVDGSTVAELWDGAGLGLKGFGFAPVPGDPRLLVEHERRGRPELLVWDTVSGAQRELVLDLPGETGADWYPTGDALLISHSHHARDELYRYDLTSGQLTRIPTPRGTIGSATVRAAAVRPDGSIEFAWSSAAEPHVIRSTAGHVVLAPPGPAAPPSVPVEDAWIEGPGGPVHALISKPRGGAAPYPCVFEVHGGPTGYDADAFDPLVAAWVDHGFAVVQVNYRGSTGYGSAWRDAIEGRPGLTEFEDVKAVRDWAVATGLADPEQLVLAGRSWGGYLTLLGLGLHPGDWTVGISNAPVADYLTAYQDEMEALKAYDRSLFGGSPEEVPERYLASSPLSYVESVSVPVLVIAGENDPRCPIRQIDNYVHRLAELGKEHEVYRYDAGHGSLVAAERVRHLAATIGFARKHLGMS
- a CDS encoding methionine synthase, producing the protein MSTQLGFPELVGAATGIGSLPGTDAREAAKTAVGALEFLPHLPELPARGPGADMIGRGAGLLVELFAQTEPSGWRFADRPGRDTKRAHSWLGEDLDALEEFTQGYQGALKVQAVGPWTLAASIELRSGEKALRDPGACRGIAESLTEGLRRHLEDVRRRIPGAQVVLQLDEPSLPAVLAGDVKTASGFQRLRSVDRQVAEEVLRSVISALDAPVVVHSCAPEVPIPLLRRAGVAGISLDFGLLTEREDDEIGEAVEAGTVFLAGVVPSSDRGMTDPAGSVQGVRTLWRRLGLSPELLGRRVLVTPTCGLAGASPAYARTALSLSARAAQSLVDNPE
- a CDS encoding MFS transporter; this translates as MLTTSGRYRDALAVGEFRAVFLAHVISMSGTVVANFALTVLVYQKTGSPLLASLVFTLILAPFLLAGTLLSALVDRFPPRRLLVVCNVLSALLAGAMALPGTPSAAVLVLAFVLGLVEPVFSGARAATLPDVLPGPVYVPGRSLMRLVSQGAQMGGFALSGVLLTVASPSAILLGNAVSFLVSAVLLQFGTRERTVESVKDAPRPALLKDSLGGLGAVMKVRPLRRVLLLGWAVPMLGVAPEALAVPYAGILGAGSVGAGLLLTANPIGTVLGELLSNWRLSAATQVRVIAPAAALVFLPLVFFLFSPGVALTAVLLVVSGLGSSFHLGQDRVLLEVAPEHLRARALSIQTAGLMFWQGLGFAAAGAAAEFVSPTVVIPVTAGLGLLAVLLLADRAKSRATAETAESQTAEGVH
- the gatA gene encoding Asp-tRNA(Asn)/Glu-tRNA(Gln) amidotransferase subunit GatA; the protein is MTELIKRTAAETAAAIASGEVSAVEVAQAHLDRIDAVDKKVNAFLHVDTEGALSAARAVDEKRAKGEVLGPLAGVPLALKDVFTTKGVPTTCGSKILEGWIPPYDATLTTRLKDAGVVILGKTNMDEFAMGSSTENSAYGPTGNPWDLSRIPGGSGGGSAAALAAYQAPLAIGTDTGGSIRQPGAVTGTVGVKPTYGSVSRYGLVAFSSSLDQGGPCARTVLDTALLHEAIAGYDPLDSTSIDAPVPAVVEAAKRGEVRGMRIGVVKEFAGEGYQAGVMQRFNESVELLRELGAEIVEVSCPSFTLALPAYYLIAPSEASSNLARFDAMRYGLRVGDDGTRSAEDVTALTREAGFGAEVKRRIILGTYALSSGYYDAYYGSAQKVRTLISRDFDAAFAGVDVLISPTTPTTAFPIGERADDPMAMYLADLCTIPSNLAGNAAMSLPCGLAPEDNLPVGLQIIAPAMADDRLYRVGGAVEAALNDKWGHPLLEEAPAL
- the ligA gene encoding NAD-dependent DNA ligase LigA → MAVEGWEDVPAEVRRRHAELAAEVEEHRVRYYEQDAPTVTDAEFDRLMRELEAIEAGHPVLVTPDSPTQKVGGAVTEQFAEVEHRERLLSLDNAMDDEELAAWADRVARELDGLEYHYLCELKVDGLAVNLTYEHGRLVQAATRGTGRVGEDITANVRTIKEIPHQLKGEQIPALVEIRGEVYLPTEAFAELNASLAAENERRQAVNEQREQEGKRPGALLRLFANPRNAAAGSLRQKDPLVTASRPLHMVVHGIGAREGFDIDCQSHAYQLLHDWGLPTARHNRVVGTLDEVRAFIAQFGEQRHSVEHEIDGVVVKVDEIPLQGRLGATSKSPRWAIAWKYPPEEVNGRLAKIEVGIGRTGRATPYAVLAEPVKVAGSMVQYATLHNQDVVKAKGVLIGDTIVLRKAGDVIPEILGPVEELRDGSEQPFEMPTHCPECGSGLRPMSEGDIDLRCPNAQGCPAQIRERIAYLGGRESLDIEGLGYVAATALTQPLEPKQPPVTNEGDIFGLTMEQLLPIRVRVLEPKTGMPKLDDKSGKEKVVPFFANLKGEPKKSATVLLENLEKAKDRPLWRFLNGLSIRHVGPVAAQALAREFRDLDLIFAATEEELAAAEGVGPIIARAIKEWHEEEWHREILVKWRAAGVRFVEESTGDEGPRPLEGLTVVVTGTLAGHTRDGAKEALTSRGAKVTGSVSKKTDFVVAGDNPGSKYDKAVQLGLAVLDDAGFAVLLAEGPEAARAHLGIEPAEPVEEAPAES
- the gatC gene encoding Asp-tRNA(Asn)/Glu-tRNA(Gln) amidotransferase subunit GatC, which gives rise to MPGITREEVAHLARLSRLELQAEELDHFAEQLDVIIGAVARVSEVAGQDVPPTSHPLPLTNVMRADVVRPSLTPEQALAGAPAVEEQRFRVPQILGED